Proteins found in one Paenibacillus borealis genomic segment:
- a CDS encoding 6-hydroxymethylpterin diphosphokinase MptE-like protein, which yields MNYRIKIKNIFKDIFRPIWHVKLNFTINRSCYNKFNQGELIKYKNKHNGERCFIIGNGPSLSIADLEKLKNEHTFAANSIYVLYDKTDWRTSYYFCQDSTVLRNNIEDIKKKITSTKFIKPTGYSQDIDDNAICFNVDYNNYKKRISPEFSEEITDNVKDGYTVTYSMIQFACYMGFKEIYLLGVDFNYIMKDNKIDEASYPDKRMGVKAGGNPDLEYNLLAYQVAKRHADDQGIKIFNATRGGILEVFKRADLDDVLGAKRKNDSI from the coding sequence ATGAATTATAGAATTAAAATCAAGAACATATTCAAAGATATCTTTAGACCTATATGGCATGTGAAATTAAATTTCACAATTAATAGAAGTTGTTACAACAAGTTTAATCAAGGAGAACTTATCAAATACAAGAATAAACATAATGGTGAACGGTGTTTTATTATTGGGAATGGTCCAAGTTTATCTATTGCTGATTTAGAGAAATTAAAAAATGAGCATACTTTCGCTGCTAATTCTATATATGTTTTATATGATAAAACAGACTGGAGAACATCATATTATTTTTGTCAAGATTCTACTGTGCTTAGAAACAATATAGAAGATATTAAAAAAAAAATAACATCTACAAAATTCATTAAACCAACAGGTTATAGTCAAGATATCGATGATAATGCTATTTGTTTTAATGTTGACTACAATAACTATAAAAAGAGGATTTCACCAGAGTTCAGCGAGGAAATAACTGATAATGTTAAAGATGGATACACAGTAACTTATTCCATGATTCAATTTGCTTGTTATATGGGATTTAAGGAAATATATTTATTGGGTGTGGATTTTAATTATATAATGAAAGACAACAAGATTGACGAGGCAAGTTATCCTGACAAAAGAATGGGAGTAAAAGCAGGAGGGAATCCAGATCTTGAATATAATTTATTAGCATATCAAGTTGCAAAAAGACATGCTGATGACCAGGGGATTAAGATCTTTAATGCGACAAGAGGAGGAATTTTAGAAGTTTTCAAACGTGCTGATTTGGATGATGTACTAGGAGCGAAGAGAAAAAATGACTCGATTTAA
- a CDS encoding O-antigen polymerase: MLVTIYFFLLFLILISTQVKFKTLILPNTIFSVIWCAGGVLACTNKLGLMKPGLQIHLSILLSIIIFNVFYFVLSNNLNENKDNKVQFNINYKFITVMCILGILLIIPNTITSVNTLLTTGFSLSSVRINYASLSYSQRFFYMFFTNNIPIAIFSAASIITAIDLANNKRNLLKISLICIFIGTITFGGRYLILNFIIYYISAFLILKKYKDLKIKKSYILIAIIILAIVTLLRGTTGLSVFDMGVLYYVGSFSFLEFILSHPNLYGLLDPPMYGYLTFGFLLEPFILTLKLFFALDIDVPSYHFNVYAQPFVNIGVDKVIYYNNNTTILYTFIRDFGKSGVVVGTALLTSAVCIFQKLFKKTRSIRAIGVLVLLYSLIFNSTMVYNLTSIASSLLIIFLLIFSREKKQNENIQNK, encoded by the coding sequence ATGTTAGTTACAATCTATTTTTTTCTTTTATTTTTAATATTAATTTCTACTCAAGTAAAGTTTAAAACACTTATACTTCCGAATACAATATTTTCTGTGATTTGGTGTGCGGGAGGGGTTTTAGCCTGCACAAATAAATTAGGTTTGATGAAGCCGGGTCTACAAATACATCTCTCCATTTTATTATCAATAATTATATTTAATGTATTTTATTTTGTGTTGTCTAATAATCTAAATGAAAATAAAGATAACAAAGTACAATTTAATATTAATTATAAGTTTATCACCGTGATGTGTATTTTGGGTATATTGTTGATTATTCCCAATACTATAACATCTGTGAATACGTTATTAACAACTGGATTTAGTTTATCCAGTGTACGAATTAACTATGCATCTTTGTCATATTCCCAAAGGTTTTTTTATATGTTTTTTACTAATAATATTCCAATTGCAATTTTTAGTGCTGCTTCAATTATTACCGCAATTGATTTAGCGAATAACAAACGTAACCTTTTAAAAATTTCATTAATTTGTATATTTATCGGTACTATCACCTTTGGTGGGAGATATTTAATATTAAATTTTATAATATATTATATTTCAGCTTTTCTTATTTTGAAAAAATATAAAGATTTGAAAATCAAGAAATCTTATATTCTAATAGCCATAATTATATTAGCTATTGTTACGTTATTACGGGGAACAACTGGATTGTCAGTGTTTGATATGGGTGTTTTATATTATGTGGGTTCATTTTCATTTTTAGAATTTATATTGTCACATCCAAATTTATATGGGTTACTTGATCCTCCGATGTATGGGTATTTAACATTTGGATTTTTATTAGAACCTTTTATCTTAACCCTGAAACTTTTTTTTGCTTTAGATATTGATGTACCTAGTTATCATTTCAATGTTTATGCACAACCGTTTGTCAATATTGGCGTCGATAAAGTAATTTACTATAACAATAATACAACGATTTTGTATACATTTATTAGGGATTTTGGGAAGAGTGGGGTTGTAGTTGGTACAGCTTTATTAACCAGTGCAGTTTGTATATTTCAAAAATTGTTTAAGAAAACAAGAAGCATTAGAGCAATAGGGGTCTTAGTACTTTTATACTCATTAATTTTCAATAGTACTATGGTTTATAATTTGACCTCGATTGCTTCTAGTTTATTGATAATTTTCCTTCTGATTTTCAGCAGAGAAAAGAAGCAAAATGAAAATATTCAAAACAAATAA